In the Mycolicibacter sp. MU0102 genome, one interval contains:
- a CDS encoding AAA family ATPase codes for MTSSDGTPAGASGFPGSAGAETGTVGGSGLAADVHALERAIFEVKRVIVGQDQLVERILVGLLAKGHVLLEGVPGVAKTLAVETFAKVVGGSFARIQFTPDLVPTDIIGTRIYRQGREEFDTELGPVMTNFLLADEINRAPAKVQSALLEVMQERKVSIGGKSFALPNPFLVMATQNPIEHEGVYPLPEAQRDRFLFKINVSYPSPEEEREIIYRMGVTPPEPKQILGTGDLVRLQTLAANNFVHHALVDYVVRVITATRHPEQFGMPDVKNWLSFGASPRASLGIISASRALALVRGRDYVIPQDVIEVIPDVLRHRLVLSYDALADEITSEIVINRVLQTVPLPQVNAVPQQQHSSAPGAPTAAAVAGGR; via the coding sequence ATGACGTCATCGGATGGGACGCCCGCGGGCGCCAGCGGTTTCCCCGGCTCGGCCGGTGCCGAGACAGGCACAGTCGGCGGTAGCGGGCTCGCCGCCGACGTACACGCGCTGGAGCGGGCCATCTTTGAGGTCAAGCGCGTCATCGTCGGCCAGGACCAGCTCGTCGAGCGCATCCTGGTCGGCCTGCTCGCCAAGGGGCACGTGCTGCTCGAAGGTGTGCCCGGTGTCGCCAAGACCCTGGCCGTGGAGACCTTCGCCAAGGTGGTCGGCGGCAGCTTCGCCAGGATCCAGTTCACCCCGGACCTGGTGCCCACCGACATCATCGGTACCCGCATCTACCGGCAGGGCCGCGAAGAGTTCGACACCGAGCTCGGCCCGGTGATGACGAACTTCCTGCTGGCCGACGAGATCAACCGTGCACCGGCCAAGGTGCAGTCGGCGCTGCTGGAGGTCATGCAGGAACGCAAGGTCTCCATCGGTGGCAAGAGCTTCGCGCTGCCCAACCCGTTCCTGGTGATGGCCACCCAGAACCCGATCGAACACGAGGGCGTCTACCCGCTTCCCGAAGCGCAGCGCGACCGCTTCCTGTTCAAGATCAACGTCAGCTACCCCTCGCCGGAAGAAGAGCGCGAGATCATCTACCGGATGGGCGTCACCCCGCCGGAGCCCAAGCAGATCCTCGGCACCGGCGATCTGGTGCGACTGCAGACGCTGGCGGCCAACAACTTCGTGCACCACGCCCTGGTGGACTACGTCGTCCGGGTAATCACGGCCACGCGCCACCCCGAACAGTTCGGCATGCCGGATGTGAAGAACTGGCTGTCGTTCGGTGCGTCGCCGCGTGCCTCGCTGGGCATCATCTCCGCGTCCCGGGCGCTGGCCCTGGTGCGGGGTCGCGACTACGTGATCCCGCAGGACGTCATCGAGGTGATCCCGGACGTGCTGCGCCACCGCCTGGTGCTGTCCTACGACGCGCTCGCCGACGAGATCACTTCGGAGATCGTCATCAACCGGGTGCTGCAGACGGTGCCGCTGCCCCAGGTGAACGCCGTTCCGCAGCAACAGCATTCGTCGGCACCGGGTGCCCCGACCGCGGCGGCAGTGGCCGGCGGTCGGTGA
- the ripA gene encoding NlpC/P60 family peptidoglycan endopeptidase RipA, which translates to MRRIRCGSDGSVFRLAIRFAQPATVSVLSAAMVLGTPGLAAAQPGQDPDGIAALIADVADANQQLQNLGAQIAQEKEGVNKALVDLQTARDDAAAAQHEVESGRQAIVDADAAIAAAQRRFNTFAASTYVNGPSDSYLTAANPTEMIATAAAGQTLALSSQQALDHLKQARTEQLNKESAARLAKQKADQAVADAQSSQDAAVAALTDTQRKFGDQQGEIDRLAARRNEAQAKIAAARGYEQPQAGPAPSGVAGGDRWGNPAGPVAGPTAGKPAQWDGPWDPTLPMVPSADVPGDPIAVINQVLGISQTSAQVTANLGQKFLQSLGLAKPDDTGINNGKIPRVYGRQASEYVIRRALSQRGVPYSWGGGTAAGPGRGIGSGSGTVGFDCSGLILYAFAGVGIKLPHYSGSQYKMGRQIPSAMARRGDVIFYGPGGSQHVTLYLGNGLMLEAPDVGQTVKVSPVRKSGMTPYVVRYIEY; encoded by the coding sequence ATGAGACGCATCCGCTGTGGCTCCGATGGCTCTGTTTTCCGACTGGCGATCCGGTTCGCCCAACCTGCGACGGTGTCGGTACTCAGTGCCGCGATGGTGTTGGGCACCCCGGGGCTGGCCGCCGCTCAACCCGGGCAGGACCCCGACGGTATCGCCGCGCTGATCGCCGATGTCGCCGACGCCAACCAGCAACTGCAGAACCTGGGCGCGCAGATCGCCCAGGAGAAGGAAGGCGTCAACAAGGCCCTGGTGGATCTGCAGACCGCGCGCGACGACGCCGCCGCCGCCCAGCACGAAGTGGAGTCCGGCCGGCAGGCGATCGTCGATGCCGATGCCGCGATCGCCGCCGCGCAGCGACGGTTCAACACCTTCGCCGCGTCGACATACGTCAACGGGCCCTCCGACAGCTACCTGACCGCGGCCAACCCCACGGAGATGATCGCCACGGCGGCGGCCGGTCAGACCCTGGCACTCTCCTCCCAGCAGGCGCTGGACCACCTCAAGCAGGCCCGCACCGAGCAGTTGAACAAGGAGTCGGCCGCCCGGCTGGCCAAGCAGAAGGCCGACCAGGCCGTCGCCGACGCGCAGTCCAGTCAGGACGCGGCGGTGGCCGCGCTCACCGACACCCAGCGCAAGTTCGGCGACCAGCAGGGCGAGATCGACCGGCTGGCCGCGCGACGCAACGAGGCACAGGCCAAAATCGCTGCGGCCCGGGGCTACGAGCAGCCCCAGGCCGGGCCGGCGCCGTCCGGTGTAGCAGGCGGTGATCGGTGGGGGAATCCCGCCGGTCCCGTGGCCGGCCCCACGGCGGGCAAGCCCGCGCAGTGGGACGGTCCCTGGGACCCGACCCTGCCGATGGTTCCCAGCGCCGACGTTCCCGGCGACCCGATCGCGGTGATCAACCAGGTACTGGGGATCTCGCAGACCTCGGCGCAGGTGACGGCGAACCTGGGGCAGAAATTCCTGCAGTCGCTGGGGCTGGCCAAGCCCGACGACACCGGTATCAACAACGGCAAGATCCCGCGGGTCTATGGGCGACAGGCCTCTGAATACGTGATCCGCCGCGCCCTTTCGCAGCGCGGCGTGCCCTACTCCTGGGGCGGTGGCACCGCTGCGGGGCCCGGCCGCGGTATCGGCTCCGGATCGGGCACGGTCGGATTCGACTGTTCCGGGCTGATCCTCTACGCCTTCGCCGGAGTGGGTATCAAGCTGCCGCACTACTCGGGTTCGCAGTACAAGATGGGGCGCCAGATCCCGTCGGCAATGGCGCGTCGCGGCGACGTCATCTTCTACGGACCCGGTGGTAGTCAGCACGTGACGCTCTACCTCGGTAACGGCCTGATGCTGGAGGCCCCCGACGTGGGCCAAACGGTGAAGGTGTCACCGGTGCGCAAGAGCGGCATGACGCCTTATGTAGTCCGATACATCGAGTACTGA
- a CDS encoding DUF6676 family protein, with protein sequence MTVGLDPATPPDDCMALVKVAVAADGVSAPAADVPALREVVSQAGRDGIDLKIVEVARNPGMDTALRDVATVVGYDYPDSTVLVVSTNYVGSYSGQFHRSKLEAAEDHAKTGDPVTSAQNFLHELTTPDLPWTGLTVVLLAGVAAAAVGTRFLQRRSKQSSEGATRVDVAN encoded by the coding sequence ATCACTGTCGGCCTCGACCCGGCCACCCCGCCCGACGACTGCATGGCGTTGGTCAAGGTTGCTGTCGCTGCCGACGGGGTGAGCGCACCGGCGGCCGACGTGCCGGCGCTGCGTGAGGTGGTGTCGCAGGCCGGCCGCGACGGCATCGACCTCAAGATCGTCGAGGTCGCCCGAAACCCGGGAATGGACACTGCTCTGCGCGATGTCGCCACGGTGGTCGGCTACGACTATCCGGATTCGACCGTCCTGGTCGTCAGTACGAACTATGTCGGCAGCTACAGCGGCCAGTTTCACCGGTCGAAGCTGGAGGCCGCCGAGGATCACGCCAAAACCGGCGATCCGGTGACTTCGGCGCAGAATTTCCTGCACGAATTGACCACCCCCGATCTGCCCTGGACGGGCTTGACAGTGGTGCTGCTGGCGGGGGTGGCTGCGGCGGCCGTCGGCACCCGCTTCCTGCAGCGACGCAGCAAACAGTCCTCAGAAGGTGCGACGCGCGTCGACGTCGCGAACTAG
- the acnA gene encoding aconitate hydratase AcnA: MTSTDSVNSFGARATLTVGDQAYEIYRLDAVPGTEKLPYSLKVLAENLLRTEDGANITKDHINAIANWDPAAEPSIEIQFTPARVIMQDFTGVPCVVDLATMREAVTALGGDPNKVNPLSPAEMVIDHSVILDVFGTSDAFERNVELEYQRNAERYQFLRWGQGAFDDFKVVPPGTGIVHQVNIEYLARTVMVRDGKAYPDTCVGTDSHTTMQNGLGVLGWGVGGIEAEAAMLGQPVSMLIPRVVGFKLTGEIQPGVTATDVVLTVTDMLRKHGVVGKFVEFYGKGVAEVPLANRATLGNMSPEFGSTCAIFPIDEETINYLRLTGRTDEQLALVEAYAKTQGMWHNPDHEPAFSEYLELDLSTVVPSIAGPKRPQDRILLSESKIAFRKDIHNYVEEQHPAPETKLDEAIEESFPASDPVSLSFADDGAVDVQSAANGSDGRPSKPIRVKGERGEFILDHGAVAVAGITSCTNTSNPSVMIGAALLARNAVEKGLSSKPWVKTNMAPGSQVVTDYYEKAGLWPYLEKLGFYLGGYGCTTCIGNTGPLPEEISKAVNEEDLTVTAVLSGNRNFEGRISPDVKMNYLASPPLVIAYALAGTMDFDFETDSLGKDTDGNDVFLRDIWPSAQEIDDTIKSAINQDMFRKSYADVFKGDENWRNLPTPDGDTFAWDDASTYVRKAPYFDGMGMEPEPVSDIKGARVMALLGDSVTTDHISPAGPIKPGTPAADYLDAHGVERKDYNSLGSRRGNHEVMVRGTFANIRLQNRVLDTIGLEGTQGGYTRDFTQEGGPKEFIYNACMNYQKAGIPLVVLGGKEYGSGSSRDWAAKGTTLLGVKAVITESFERIHRSNLIGMGVIPLQFPAGETAKTLGLDGTETFDIVGIEELNAGKTPKTVKVTATKEDGENIEFDALVRIDTPGEADYYRNGGILQYVLRNMLKSSQSA; encoded by the coding sequence GTGACCAGCACAGATTCGGTGAATTCGTTCGGAGCCCGTGCCACCCTGACCGTGGGTGATCAGGCCTATGAGATCTACCGCCTCGATGCCGTCCCCGGCACCGAGAAACTCCCCTACAGCCTCAAGGTGCTGGCCGAGAACCTGCTGCGCACCGAGGACGGCGCCAACATCACCAAAGATCACATCAACGCGATCGCCAACTGGGACCCGGCCGCCGAGCCGAGCATCGAGATCCAGTTCACCCCGGCCCGGGTGATCATGCAGGACTTCACCGGCGTGCCCTGCGTCGTCGACCTGGCCACCATGCGTGAGGCCGTCACCGCCCTGGGCGGCGACCCCAACAAGGTCAACCCGCTCTCGCCCGCCGAGATGGTCATCGACCACTCCGTGATCCTCGACGTCTTCGGCACCTCCGACGCCTTCGAGCGCAACGTCGAGCTGGAGTACCAGCGCAACGCCGAGCGCTACCAGTTCCTGCGTTGGGGCCAAGGCGCTTTCGACGACTTCAAGGTCGTCCCGCCGGGCACCGGCATCGTGCACCAGGTCAACATCGAGTACCTGGCGCGGACCGTCATGGTGCGTGACGGGAAGGCCTACCCCGACACCTGCGTGGGTACCGACAGCCACACCACCATGCAGAACGGCCTGGGCGTGCTGGGCTGGGGCGTCGGCGGTATCGAGGCCGAGGCCGCCATGCTGGGCCAGCCGGTGTCGATGCTGATCCCCCGCGTGGTCGGCTTCAAGCTGACCGGCGAGATCCAGCCGGGCGTCACCGCCACCGACGTGGTGCTCACCGTCACCGACATGCTGCGCAAGCACGGCGTGGTCGGCAAGTTCGTTGAGTTCTACGGCAAGGGCGTCGCCGAGGTGCCGCTGGCCAACCGCGCCACGCTGGGCAACATGAGCCCCGAGTTCGGCTCGACCTGCGCGATCTTCCCGATCGACGAAGAGACCATCAACTACTTGCGCCTGACCGGCCGCACCGACGAGCAGCTCGCGTTGGTCGAGGCCTACGCCAAGACCCAGGGCATGTGGCACAACCCGGACCACGAGCCGGCCTTCTCCGAATACCTGGAGCTGGACCTGTCCACCGTGGTCCCGTCGATCGCCGGACCGAAGCGTCCGCAGGACCGGATCCTGTTGTCGGAGAGCAAGATCGCCTTCCGCAAGGACATCCACAACTACGTCGAAGAGCAGCACCCGGCGCCGGAGACCAAGCTCGACGAGGCCATCGAGGAGTCCTTCCCGGCTTCCGACCCGGTCTCGCTGTCCTTCGCCGACGACGGCGCGGTGGACGTGCAGTCCGCCGCCAACGGCTCCGACGGCCGGCCGAGCAAGCCGATCCGCGTCAAGGGCGAGCGCGGCGAGTTCATCCTCGACCACGGCGCCGTCGCGGTCGCGGGTATCACCTCGTGCACCAACACCTCCAACCCGTCGGTGATGATCGGCGCGGCCCTGCTGGCGCGCAACGCCGTCGAGAAGGGCCTGTCGTCCAAGCCGTGGGTGAAGACCAACATGGCCCCGGGCAGCCAGGTCGTCACCGACTACTACGAGAAGGCCGGCCTGTGGCCCTACCTGGAGAAGCTCGGCTTCTACCTGGGCGGTTACGGCTGCACCACCTGTATCGGTAACACCGGCCCGCTGCCCGAGGAGATCTCCAAGGCGGTCAACGAGGAGGACCTGACCGTCACCGCGGTGCTGTCGGGCAACCGCAACTTCGAGGGCCGCATCTCCCCCGACGTCAAGATGAACTACCTGGCGTCCCCGCCGCTGGTCATCGCCTACGCCCTGGCCGGCACCATGGACTTCGACTTCGAAACCGATTCGCTGGGCAAGGACACCGACGGCAACGACGTCTTCCTGCGCGACATCTGGCCGTCGGCCCAAGAGATCGACGACACCATCAAGTCCGCGATCAACCAGGACATGTTCCGCAAGTCCTACGCCGACGTGTTCAAGGGCGACGAGAACTGGCGCAACCTGCCGACCCCGGACGGTGACACCTTCGCCTGGGACGACGCGTCGACCTATGTGCGCAAGGCCCCGTACTTCGACGGCATGGGCATGGAGCCCGAGCCGGTCTCCGACATCAAGGGCGCTCGGGTGATGGCGCTGCTGGGCGACTCGGTCACCACCGACCACATCAGCCCGGCCGGCCCGATCAAGCCCGGCACCCCGGCGGCGGACTACCTGGACGCCCACGGCGTGGAGCGCAAGGACTACAACTCGCTGGGCAGCCGTCGCGGTAACCACGAGGTCATGGTCCGCGGCACCTTCGCCAACATCCGCCTGCAGAACCGGGTGCTGGACACCATCGGCCTGGAGGGCACCCAGGGTGGCTACACCCGGGACTTCACCCAGGAGGGTGGCCCGAAGGAGTTCATCTACAACGCCTGCATGAACTACCAGAAGGCCGGCATCCCGCTGGTCGTGCTGGGCGGCAAGGAATACGGCTCCGGCTCGTCGCGTGACTGGGCGGCCAAGGGCACCACGCTGCTGGGCGTCAAGGCCGTCATCACCGAGTCCTTCGAGCGCATCCACCGCTCGAACCTGATCGGCATGGGCGTGATCCCGCTGCAGTTCCCGGCCGGCGAGACCGCCAAGACGCTGGGCCTGGACGGCACCGAGACCTTCGACATCGTCGGTATCGAGGAGCTCAACGCGGGCAAGACGCCGAAGACGGTCAAGGTCACCGCCACCAAAGAGGATGGTGAGAACATCGAATTCGACGCGCTGGTGCGCATCGACACCCCCGGTGAGGCCGACTACTACCGCAACGGCGGCATCTTGCAGTACGTGCTGCGCAACATGCTGAAGTCGTCTCAGAGCGCGTAG
- a CDS encoding ABC-F family ATP-binding cassette domain-containing protein — protein sequence MITATGLEVRAGARTLLDSVDSVLRVQPGDRIGLVGRNGAGKTTTLRILAGEGEPYAGTIVRTGEVGYLPQDPREGNLDVLARDRVLSARGLDAILADLEKQQVLMAEVVDETERDRAIRRYGQLEERFAALGGYAAESEAGRICTSLGLPDRVLTQPLRTLSGGQRRRVELARILFAAGEGGAGGAGSDTTLLLDEPTNHLDADSIGWLRDFLKNHSGGLVLISHDVDLLADVVNRVWFLDAVRGEADVYNMGWQKYLDARATDEQRRRRERANAERKAGALRAQAAKMGAKATKAVAAQNMLRRAERMMAELDDERVADKVAKIKFPTPSACGKTPLMASGLTKVYGSLEIFTGVDLAIDRGSRVVVLGLNGAGKTTLLRLLAGVETPDAGQLEPGYGCKIGYFAQEHDTIDNAASVWENIRHAAPDTSEQDLRGLLGAFMFTGPQLEQAAGTLSGGEKTRLALAGLVASTANVLLLDEPTNNLDPASREQVLDALRSYAGAVVLVTHDPGAAEALDPQRVVLLPDGTEDHWSADYRDLIELA from the coding sequence GTGATCACCGCAACGGGCCTGGAGGTCCGCGCCGGAGCGCGCACCCTGCTCGACTCGGTTGACTCGGTGCTGCGGGTACAGCCCGGAGACCGGATCGGTCTGGTCGGCCGTAACGGCGCCGGCAAGACCACCACGCTGCGCATTCTGGCCGGTGAGGGCGAGCCCTATGCCGGCACCATCGTCCGCACCGGCGAGGTCGGCTACCTGCCGCAGGACCCCAGGGAGGGCAACCTCGACGTCCTGGCGCGCGATCGCGTGCTGTCAGCTCGTGGCCTGGATGCCATCCTGGCCGACCTGGAGAAGCAGCAGGTGCTGATGGCCGAGGTGGTCGACGAAACCGAGCGCGACCGCGCCATCCGCCGCTACGGCCAGCTCGAAGAGCGATTCGCCGCACTGGGCGGCTACGCCGCCGAAAGCGAGGCGGGCCGGATCTGCACCAGCTTGGGACTGCCCGACCGGGTGCTGACCCAGCCGCTGCGGACCTTGTCCGGTGGCCAGCGCCGCCGCGTGGAACTGGCCCGGATCCTGTTCGCGGCGGGCGAGGGTGGCGCGGGCGGCGCGGGCTCGGACACCACCTTGCTGCTCGACGAACCGACTAACCACCTCGACGCGGACTCGATCGGCTGGCTGCGTGACTTTTTGAAGAACCACAGCGGCGGGCTGGTCCTGATCAGCCACGACGTGGATCTGTTGGCCGACGTGGTCAACCGGGTGTGGTTCCTCGACGCGGTGCGCGGTGAGGCCGACGTATACAACATGGGCTGGCAGAAGTACCTCGACGCCCGGGCGACCGATGAGCAGCGTCGCCGCCGGGAACGGGCCAATGCTGAACGCAAAGCTGGAGCGCTGCGCGCGCAGGCCGCCAAGATGGGTGCCAAGGCGACTAAAGCCGTTGCGGCGCAGAACATGTTGCGCCGCGCTGAGCGAATGATGGCCGAACTCGACGACGAGCGGGTGGCCGACAAGGTCGCCAAGATCAAGTTCCCGACCCCATCGGCCTGCGGGAAAACTCCGCTGATGGCCTCTGGGCTGACCAAAGTGTATGGCTCGCTGGAGATCTTCACCGGTGTCGACCTGGCCATCGACCGGGGATCGCGGGTGGTGGTGCTGGGACTCAACGGAGCCGGCAAGACCACCTTGCTGCGACTGCTCGCCGGCGTCGAAACCCCCGACGCCGGCCAGCTCGAGCCCGGATACGGCTGCAAGATCGGCTACTTCGCCCAGGAGCACGACACCATCGACAACGCGGCCAGCGTGTGGGAGAACATCCGCCATGCCGCCCCCGACACCTCTGAGCAGGATCTGCGGGGACTTTTGGGCGCGTTCATGTTCACCGGGCCGCAGCTGGAGCAAGCGGCCGGCACACTGTCCGGCGGTGAGAAGACCCGACTGGCGCTGGCCGGACTGGTGGCCTCCACCGCGAACGTGCTGCTGCTCGACGAGCCGACCAACAACCTCGACCCGGCATCACGCGAGCAGGTACTCGATGCGCTGCGCAGCTATGCCGGTGCGGTGGTGCTGGTCACCCACGACCCGGGCGCCGCGGAGGCGCTCGACCCGCAGCGGGTGGTGTTGCTGCCCGACGGCACCGAGGATCATTGGTCTGCGGACTACCGCGACCTGATCGAGCTCGCCTAG
- a CDS encoding TetR/AcrR family transcriptional regulator produces MPRVSEDHLAARRRQILDGARRCFAAYGYDQATVRRLEQMIGLSRGAIFHHFRDKDTLFFELAREDAQRMADVASREGLIGVMRDMLAAPEQFDWLATRLEIARKLRHDPEFSRGWAERSAELAAATTDRLHRQKQAGRLRDDVPGDVLHCYLDLVLDGLVARLASGEDPQRLSAVLDLVEDSVRQS; encoded by the coding sequence ATGCCCAGGGTCAGCGAGGATCACCTGGCGGCCCGGCGCCGCCAGATCCTCGATGGCGCGCGACGCTGCTTCGCCGCTTACGGTTACGACCAGGCGACGGTGCGGCGACTGGAGCAGATGATCGGGCTATCGCGCGGGGCGATCTTCCATCACTTCCGCGACAAGGACACGCTGTTCTTCGAGTTGGCGCGCGAAGACGCGCAGCGGATGGCTGATGTCGCCTCGCGCGAGGGCCTGATCGGCGTGATGCGCGACATGCTGGCCGCGCCGGAGCAGTTCGACTGGTTGGCCACTCGGCTGGAGATCGCCCGCAAGCTGCGTCACGATCCGGAATTCAGCCGCGGCTGGGCGGAGCGGTCGGCCGAATTGGCTGCTGCCACAACGGATCGACTGCATCGCCAGAAGCAGGCCGGCCGACTGCGCGACGACGTCCCCGGTGACGTGCTGCACTGCTATCTGGATCTGGTGCTCGACGGCCTGGTCGCGCGCCTGGCGTCGGGCGAAGATCCGCAGCGGCTATCTGCGGTCCTCGACCTTGTCGAGGATTCGGTGCGGCAGAGCTGA
- a CDS encoding helix-turn-helix domain-containing protein: protein MATTTKPNKQRDRQLDALRSAYEGGASIRTLAASTGRSYGSVHSMLRESGAAMRSRGGPNHRTRSR, encoded by the coding sequence GTGGCAACGACGACGAAACCGAACAAGCAACGCGATCGTCAGCTGGACGCGTTGCGCAGCGCCTATGAGGGCGGGGCGAGTATCCGGACTTTGGCGGCGTCGACCGGCCGATCGTACGGCTCGGTGCACAGCATGCTGCGTGAGTCGGGTGCGGCGATGCGCAGCCGCGGTGGGCCCAACCACCGCACCCGATCGCGCTAG
- the ripB gene encoding NlpC/P60 family peptidoglycan endopeptidase RipB gives MQLSSLRLSRLVGSLLVAIPLTVGLAGPAEADPGWDPTLPATISAGAPGDPLAIANASLQATANATQTTMDLGRKFLSGLGFNVGDEAAGNVSPGQRVHGKQAIEYVIRRGGAQMGVPYSWGGGSLTGPSKGIDSGAGTVGFDCSGLMRYAFAGVGVLIPRFSGDQYNAGRHIPPNQARRGDLMFYGPGGGQHVTMYLGGGKMLEASGSAGKVVVSPVRTSGMTPYLTRIIEY, from the coding sequence ATGCAACTGAGTTCATTACGACTATCGCGCCTCGTCGGGTCGCTGTTGGTGGCGATCCCGTTGACGGTGGGCCTGGCCGGACCGGCCGAGGCGGACCCGGGGTGGGACCCCACCCTGCCGGCGACCATCAGCGCCGGGGCGCCCGGTGATCCGTTGGCCATCGCCAACGCCTCGCTGCAGGCCACCGCCAATGCCACCCAGACCACGATGGACCTGGGCCGCAAGTTCTTGTCCGGCCTCGGGTTCAACGTGGGCGACGAAGCCGCCGGCAATGTGTCACCCGGCCAGCGCGTGCACGGCAAGCAGGCCATCGAGTACGTGATCCGTCGCGGCGGCGCCCAGATGGGCGTGCCCTACTCCTGGGGCGGCGGTTCGCTGACCGGTCCCAGCAAGGGCATCGACTCAGGCGCGGGCACCGTCGGATTCGACTGCTCGGGCCTGATGCGTTACGCGTTCGCCGGCGTCGGCGTGCTGATCCCGCGGTTCTCCGGTGACCAATACAACGCCGGTCGGCACATTCCGCCCAATCAGGCCCGCCGCGGCGACCTGATGTTCTACGGCCCCGGTGGCGGCCAGCACGTCACCATGTACCTGGGTGGCGGGAAGATGCTGGAGGCCTCGGGCAGCGCCGGCAAGGTCGTCGTCAGCCCGGTGCGGACGTCGGGGATGACGCCGTATCTGACCCGGATCATTGAGTACTGA
- a CDS encoding enoyl-CoA hydratase, whose translation MSSESKFGSEFVKVERPRPHVALITLNRPERMNSMAFDVMVPLRDVLAEVSYDNSVRVVVLTGAGRGFSSGADHKSAGSVPHVAGLTRPTFGLRSMELLDDIILGLRRLHQPVIAAVNGAAIGGGLCLALAADIRVAASGAYFRAAGINNGLTASELGLSYLLPRAIGASRAFEIMLTGRDVDAAEAERIGLVSRVVEQPDLLDTCYDMAERIAGFSRPGAELTKRTLWSGLDAGSLEGHMQAEGLGQLYVRLLTSNFEEAVAARAEKRPPAFTDDK comes from the coding sequence GTGTCTTCCGAATCCAAGTTCGGCTCCGAGTTCGTCAAAGTCGAACGTCCCCGTCCGCACGTCGCCCTCATCACGCTGAACCGCCCGGAGCGGATGAACTCCATGGCGTTCGACGTCATGGTTCCGCTGCGCGACGTGCTGGCTGAAGTCAGTTATGACAACTCGGTGCGGGTGGTGGTGCTGACCGGGGCGGGCCGCGGGTTCTCCTCGGGTGCCGACCACAAGTCCGCGGGTTCGGTGCCGCACGTCGCAGGATTAACCCGGCCCACGTTCGGGTTGCGGTCGATGGAACTGCTCGACGACATCATCCTGGGGCTGCGGCGCCTGCACCAGCCGGTGATCGCCGCCGTCAACGGGGCGGCCATCGGTGGTGGCCTGTGCCTGGCGCTGGCGGCCGACATCCGGGTCGCCGCGTCGGGTGCCTACTTCCGGGCCGCCGGCATCAACAACGGGCTCACGGCCAGTGAGCTGGGGCTGAGTTACCTGCTGCCCCGGGCGATCGGGGCGTCGCGGGCGTTCGAGATCATGCTCACCGGCCGCGACGTCGACGCCGCCGAGGCCGAACGAATTGGCCTGGTCTCGCGCGTGGTGGAGCAGCCGGACCTGCTGGACACCTGCTACGACATGGCCGAGCGGATCGCCGGTTTCTCCCGGCCGGGGGCCGAATTGACCAAGCGGACGCTCTGGAGCGGACTCGACGCCGGTAGTCTGGAGGGGCACATGCAGGCCGAGGGGCTCGGACAGCTCTACGTGCGCCTGCTGACCAGCAACTTCGAGGAAGCCGTCGCTGCGCGCGCCGAGAAACGCCCACCGGCTTTCACTGACGATAAGTAG